The following proteins come from a genomic window of Burkholderia stabilis:
- a CDS encoding MFS transporter, whose amino-acid sequence MNPLHALPASASATARRTRVRWLVLAVLFAVTTINYADRAAIAIAGPSLARALHLSHVQIGFIFSAFGWSYVIAQLPGGWLLDRYGSRVVYAFSIFFWSLFTLMQGAIGFFGGAAAFALLFGLRFLVGAAEAPSFPANSRIVSAWFPAAERGTASAIFNAAQYAATVVFAPLMGWLVHAFGWQSVFAVMGVLGFAFVAVWNRTMYDPKDHPNINRAELDYLAEGGALVNIDQATGAHGGGPSMRHVKALLKSRMLVGVYVAQYCINALTYFFITWFPVYLVQARGMSILNAGLVASIPAVCGFLGGILGGIVSDALLKQGRSLSVARKVPIVIGMLLSMSMIVCNYTDSHVLVVLFMALSFFGKGLGALGWAVNADTAPRQIAGLSGALLNTCGNLSSITTPIAIGYIVDRSGSFNGALVYVVAHALVAVICYVFVVGEIRRVELH is encoded by the coding sequence ATGAATCCGCTTCACGCGCTGCCGGCGTCCGCGTCGGCAACGGCCCGGCGCACGCGCGTGCGCTGGCTCGTGCTGGCCGTCCTGTTCGCGGTCACGACGATCAACTATGCGGATCGCGCGGCGATCGCGATCGCGGGCCCGAGCCTCGCCCGCGCGCTGCACCTGAGCCACGTGCAGATCGGCTTCATCTTCTCCGCGTTCGGCTGGTCGTACGTGATCGCGCAACTGCCGGGCGGCTGGCTGCTCGACCGCTACGGGTCGCGTGTCGTCTATGCGTTCAGCATCTTCTTCTGGTCCCTGTTCACGCTGATGCAGGGTGCGATCGGCTTCTTCGGCGGCGCGGCCGCGTTCGCGCTGCTGTTCGGGCTGCGCTTCCTGGTCGGCGCGGCCGAGGCGCCGTCGTTCCCCGCCAACAGCCGGATCGTGTCCGCGTGGTTCCCGGCCGCCGAGCGCGGCACCGCGTCGGCGATCTTCAACGCCGCGCAGTACGCGGCGACCGTCGTGTTCGCGCCGCTGATGGGCTGGCTCGTGCACGCGTTCGGCTGGCAATCGGTGTTCGCGGTGATGGGCGTGCTCGGCTTCGCGTTCGTCGCGGTGTGGAACCGCACGATGTACGACCCGAAGGACCACCCGAACATCAACCGCGCGGAACTCGACTACCTCGCCGAAGGCGGCGCGCTCGTCAACATCGACCAGGCGACGGGCGCGCACGGCGGCGGCCCGTCGATGCGTCACGTGAAGGCGCTGCTGAAGAGCCGGATGCTGGTCGGCGTGTACGTCGCGCAGTACTGCATCAACGCGCTCACCTATTTCTTCATCACGTGGTTTCCCGTCTATCTCGTGCAGGCGCGCGGGATGTCGATCCTCAACGCGGGGCTCGTCGCGTCGATCCCGGCCGTGTGCGGGTTCCTCGGCGGGATTCTCGGCGGCATCGTGTCCGATGCACTGCTCAAGCAGGGCCGGTCGCTGTCGGTCGCGCGCAAGGTGCCGATCGTGATCGGCATGCTGCTGTCGATGTCGATGATCGTCTGCAACTACACCGATTCGCACGTGCTCGTCGTGCTGTTCATGGCGCTGTCGTTCTTCGGCAAGGGGCTCGGCGCGCTCGGCTGGGCCGTCAACGCCGACACCGCGCCGCGCCAGATCGCCGGGTTGAGCGGCGCGCTGCTCAACACCTGCGGCAACCTCTCGAGCATCACGACCCCGATCGCGATCGGCTACATCGTCGACCGCAGCGGCTCGTTCAACGGCGCGCTCGTCTACGTCGTCGCGCACGCGCTCGTCGCGGTGATCTGCTACGTGTTCGTCGTCGGCGAGATCCGCCGCGTCGAGCTTCATTGA
- a CDS encoding LysR family transcriptional regulator, with protein MNLNDLYLFVQAVDAGSMSAAARRLDLPKSTVSKRVAELERTLGARLVHRTSRSFRLTPVGAEFFEHARAAVIEAESARDAVLRQAAEPAGIVRITSSVPVAQHILAPCLPALAIAHPKLLLQIHASDRLVDIAQEGFDIAVRSHFAPLPDSALVQRPLATSPIVVVASPGYLARAGAPHEPADLARHDGLHPGQQPWRLQRGGDTVDVTPRIRLQADESTLLLQAAMAGLGLACLPDWIASDALASGALVRVLPGWRAGAVTTTLLMPHRRGQLPGVRAAVEFLVRHVARHHGDGVDEADEADDARPGERLT; from the coding sequence GTGAATCTGAACGATCTCTACTTGTTCGTGCAGGCGGTCGATGCGGGCAGCATGTCGGCGGCCGCGCGCCGGCTCGACCTGCCTAAATCGACGGTCAGCAAGCGCGTGGCCGAGCTCGAGCGCACGCTCGGCGCGCGGCTCGTGCATCGCACGTCGCGCAGCTTCCGGCTGACGCCGGTGGGCGCCGAATTCTTCGAGCACGCGCGCGCGGCCGTGATCGAGGCCGAGAGCGCGCGCGACGCGGTGCTGCGGCAGGCCGCCGAGCCCGCCGGCATCGTGCGGATCACGAGCTCGGTGCCGGTTGCGCAGCACATCCTCGCACCCTGCCTGCCGGCGCTGGCCATCGCACACCCGAAGCTGCTGCTGCAGATTCATGCGAGCGACCGCCTCGTCGACATCGCGCAGGAAGGCTTCGACATCGCGGTGCGCAGCCATTTCGCCCCGCTGCCCGATTCCGCGCTCGTGCAGCGGCCGCTCGCGACGTCGCCGATCGTCGTCGTTGCGTCGCCCGGTTATCTCGCGCGCGCCGGCGCACCGCACGAGCCGGCCGACCTCGCGCGGCACGACGGGCTCCACCCGGGCCAGCAGCCGTGGCGTCTGCAACGCGGTGGCGACACCGTCGACGTGACGCCGCGCATCCGCCTCCAGGCCGACGAATCGACGCTGCTGCTGCAGGCGGCGATGGCCGGCCTCGGCCTGGCCTGCCTGCCCGACTGGATCGCAAGCGACGCGCTGGCGTCCGGCGCGCTCGTGCGCGTGCTGCCCGGCTGGCGGGCCGGCGCCGTCACGACGACGCTGCTGATGCCGCACCGGCGCGGCCAGTTGCCCGGCGTGCGCGCGGCCGTCGAGTTTCTCGTGCGGCACGTGGCGCGCCATCATGGCGACGGTGTCGACGAGGCGGACGAGGCGGACGACGCGCGCCCGGGCGAGCGACTGACTTGA